A DNA window from Corynebacterium ciconiae DSM 44920 contains the following coding sequences:
- the trpS gene encoding tryptophan--tRNA ligase, which produces MDNSCSTTPRPEKKQRVLSGIQPTADSYHLGNYLGALKQWIDLQDSYDAFYFIPDLHAITVEQNPKELRERTIKGVAQLLALGIDPEKSTLFVQSHVPAHAELGWVLTCLTGFGEASRMTQFKDKSAKQGQERTSAGLFTYPMLMAADILLYRPQLVPVGEDQRQHLELTRTLAERFNSTYKNTFVVPEGFIPEGAAKIYDLQDPTSKMSKSGSNPKGLINLLDEPKVSAKRIKSAVTDNDGEIRYDRENKPGVSNLLVIQSALTGTSIDDLVAGYAGAGYGALKTDTAAALEEFTTPLKERFDSYLADRGELENILAKGAAKASEIAESTLDDVYERVGFLAGKRR; this is translated from the coding sequence ATGGATAACTCTTGCTCAACTACCCCGCGACCAGAGAAGAAGCAGCGCGTACTGTCAGGCATTCAGCCCACTGCAGACTCCTACCACCTCGGCAATTACCTAGGTGCCCTCAAGCAGTGGATTGATCTGCAGGATTCCTATGACGCCTTCTACTTCATCCCTGATCTGCACGCGATCACCGTTGAGCAAAACCCGAAGGAATTGCGCGAGCGCACCATCAAGGGCGTGGCGCAGCTTTTGGCTCTAGGTATTGATCCGGAAAAGTCCACCCTGTTCGTGCAGTCGCACGTGCCCGCCCACGCGGAGCTGGGCTGGGTGCTCACGTGTCTCACGGGCTTTGGTGAGGCATCCCGCATGACCCAGTTCAAGGACAAGTCCGCGAAGCAGGGGCAGGAACGCACCAGTGCCGGGCTGTTTACCTACCCCATGCTCATGGCTGCCGATATTCTGCTGTATCGCCCCCAGCTGGTGCCGGTGGGCGAGGATCAGCGTCAGCACCTCGAGCTCACCCGCACTCTCGCGGAGCGTTTTAACTCCACCTACAAGAATACATTCGTGGTGCCCGAGGGCTTTATTCCCGAGGGGGCGGCTAAGATCTACGACCTGCAGGACCCCACCTCGAAGATGAGCAAGTCCGGCTCGAATCCCAAGGGTCTGATCAACCTGCTCGATGAGCCGAAGGTCTCCGCTAAGCGCATCAAGTCTGCCGTCACGGACAACGATGGCGAGATTCGCTATGACCGCGAGAACAAGCCAGGGGTGTCTAACTTGCTGGTTATTCAGTCTGCGCTTACCGGAACCAGCATCGATGATCTCGTTGCAGGTTATGCTGGAGCAGGCTACGGCGCGCTGAAGACCGATACCGCCGCCGCGCTGGAAGAGTTCACCACCCCGCTCAAGGAGCGATTCGACAGCTACCTGGCCGATCGCGGCGAGCTGGAAAATATTCTGGCCAAGGGTGCCGCCAAGGCCTCCGAGATCGCGGAATCTACCCTGGACGATGTCTACGAACGGGTGGGTTTCTTGGCAGGGAAGCGTCGCTAA
- a CDS encoding GntR family transcriptional regulator yields MEQPMFERIAADICDLITRGVLSTGERAPSTNELARYHSVNPTTAAKALTLLHTEGLVEKRRGLGMFVTENARDTLTRRRREQLDERFIAPLLREAHALDMDLDEVIELLRSHPIPTTPTEV; encoded by the coding sequence ATGGAGCAGCCGATGTTCGAGCGCATCGCCGCCGATATTTGCGATCTCATCACTCGGGGCGTGCTCTCCACCGGCGAGCGTGCGCCCTCTACCAATGAGCTCGCCCGCTATCACAGCGTTAATCCCACCACCGCTGCCAAAGCCCTCACCTTGCTGCACACCGAGGGTTTGGTGGAAAAGAGACGAGGGTTAGGCATGTTTGTCACCGAGAATGCTCGCGACACCCTCACCCGCCGTCGCAGGGAGCAACTTGATGAGCGCTTCATCGCCCCACTGCTTCGCGAGGCCCACGCCCTAGATATGGACCTCGATGAGGTCATCGAGCTTCTACGTTCCCACCCGATCCCAACGACTCCTACGGAGGTGTAG
- the yhjD gene encoding inner membrane protein YhjD: protein MAARTTANPARTDVHGIERTNDDNVGAIAAFRAKHEWFDHIMRMQERYSSMGGNQYSAGITYFSVLSIFPILMLLFAGLGFVLAGNPQLLDEVRQQITESVDGSISETLTEILDTAVEQRGSVAGIGALTALWSGLGWMNNLRYGVSKMWKLNPVGGNFFVNKLRDLIGLITLLLALVLAFGVTAVGASGLTADLLDHIGLGDIPGINYITYAVAVIVGVLANYMVFFWLVKFMPRTKTPLKSCAKAALVGAIGFEILKQFGSLFFSNALSNPAGATFGPIIGVMALLYFIWRILLYSSAWAATTEESLALVDYDVPEPAVIRVRREVHTGTSASKTAAMLGAGAVAGGLLASLFGGK from the coding sequence ATGGCGGCACGTACTACCGCTAACCCGGCACGCACCGACGTGCACGGCATCGAACGCACCAATGACGATAATGTCGGCGCGATCGCTGCGTTTCGCGCTAAGCACGAGTGGTTCGACCACATCATGCGCATGCAGGAGCGCTATTCCTCGATGGGCGGCAACCAATACTCCGCCGGCATCACCTACTTCTCGGTGCTGTCGATTTTCCCCATCCTCATGCTGCTCTTCGCTGGCCTCGGTTTCGTCTTGGCCGGCAACCCGCAGCTGTTGGACGAGGTGCGCCAGCAGATCACCGAATCGGTGGACGGGTCCATTTCGGAGACCCTCACCGAGATCCTCGACACCGCCGTGGAGCAGCGCGGATCGGTCGCTGGAATTGGTGCCCTTACCGCCCTGTGGTCTGGGTTGGGCTGGATGAACAACCTGCGCTACGGCGTATCGAAGATGTGGAAACTCAATCCGGTGGGCGGCAATTTCTTCGTCAACAAGCTGCGCGATCTCATCGGCCTGATCACCCTGCTGCTGGCCCTCGTGCTGGCCTTTGGTGTGACCGCCGTGGGCGCCTCTGGGCTCACCGCCGATCTGCTCGATCACATCGGCCTAGGCGATATCCCGGGCATTAATTACATCACCTATGCGGTGGCCGTGATCGTCGGTGTGCTGGCGAACTACATGGTGTTCTTCTGGCTGGTGAAGTTTATGCCGCGCACCAAGACCCCGTTGAAGTCCTGCGCGAAGGCGGCCCTCGTGGGCGCAATTGGATTCGAGATCCTGAAGCAATTCGGTTCCTTGTTCTTCTCCAATGCGCTATCCAACCCGGCCGGCGCCACCTTCGGCCCGATCATCGGTGTGATGGCGCTGCTGTACTTCATCTGGCGTATCCTGCTCTACTCCTCCGCATGGGCAGCCACCACCGAGGAGTCCTTAGCTTTGGTGGATTACGATGTGCCGGAGCCCGCCGTGATCCGAGTACGCCGCGAGGTCCACACCGGAACCTCGGCCTCCAAGACCGCGGCTATGCTCGGCGCCGGCGCGGTGGCCGGTGGGCTGCTCGCCTCGCTCTTCGGCGGCAAATAA
- a CDS encoding YihY/virulence factor BrkB family protein: MSATTSPNPAAVDDFGIERTDATPGGRIARGRARWGWFDHTMRMIERYARCGGWQFGAAITYFSVMSIIPLLMLVFSAAGFVLNSQPRLIDGIEDFLSEYLGGDVAPTFMTVITAAVDQRGMVLGLGAFTALWTGTNWMVNLRFGTTAVWMADPRGSNFFTSKLRDVAELIGLMVVMLIAFGVTTVQTNAVAERIIVYLGVDHVPGMGVGMILAAFGVAVLANFIAVAWIMKAVPKFPVPWSIVWRPALVGAIILELFKRGANAIAIFFFAYPAGAVFGPAIAIMVLLFIVWQIVMLCTAWSATSDRALELMEFEAPQPAVLRMKGVRGRSGPSASGSALLFACGAVIAFGVRSVRYSKSVYHRQGESQ; encoded by the coding sequence GTGTCCGCAACTACCTCACCGAACCCAGCCGCCGTGGATGATTTCGGCATCGAGCGCACCGACGCCACCCCCGGCGGCCGTATCGCTCGGGGCCGCGCCAGGTGGGGCTGGTTCGATCACACCATGCGCATGATCGAGCGTTACGCTCGCTGTGGCGGCTGGCAGTTTGGCGCGGCCATCACCTATTTCTCGGTGATGTCCATCATTCCGCTTCTCATGCTCGTCTTCTCCGCGGCCGGTTTCGTGCTCAACAGTCAGCCTCGGCTGATCGACGGCATCGAGGACTTCCTCAGCGAATACCTGGGCGGGGATGTGGCGCCGACATTCATGACCGTGATCACCGCCGCGGTGGATCAGCGTGGCATGGTGCTCGGGCTCGGCGCCTTTACGGCCCTGTGGACTGGCACGAACTGGATGGTCAACCTGCGCTTTGGCACCACTGCGGTGTGGATGGCCGATCCCCGTGGCAGCAACTTCTTTACCTCCAAGCTGCGCGATGTGGCAGAACTGATCGGCCTCATGGTGGTGATGCTCATTGCCTTTGGCGTGACCACCGTGCAGACCAATGCGGTAGCCGAGCGGATCATTGTTTATCTCGGTGTGGATCACGTGCCCGGCATGGGAGTGGGAATGATCCTAGCGGCATTCGGAGTGGCTGTGCTCGCCAACTTCATCGCCGTGGCGTGGATCATGAAAGCGGTGCCGAAATTCCCTGTGCCGTGGTCCATTGTGTGGCGCCCTGCGCTGGTGGGGGCGATCATCCTCGAGCTGTTCAAGCGCGGCGCTAACGCGATTGCCATCTTTTTCTTCGCCTACCCAGCGGGTGCGGTGTTTGGTCCGGCGATCGCGATCATGGTGTTGCTGTTCATTGTGTGGCAGATCGTTATGTTGTGCACCGCGTGGTCGGCTACCAGCGATCGGGCCCTTGAATTGATGGAATTCGAGGCGCCCCAGCCTGCCGTGTTGCGGATGAAGGGGGTGCGCGGACGCAGCGGTCCCTCGGCGAGTGGCTCCGCACTATTGTTCGCCTGCGGCGCCGTAATAGCTTTTGGTGTCCGTAGTGTGCGCTACTCTAAATCTGTCTATCACCGACAAGGAGAATCTCAATGA